GAACGGCGCGACAGCTCGCGCACCAACGTCTACACCACGACCCTGCGGCGCAACCGCGAGGAGAGCTTCTCGCGCCGGTTTACGACCGACACGACGCACCGCCGCCTGCGCATCGACTTCCTGACCTTCAACGCCAGGCCCGAACGGCCTTCGGTGACGGTCACCGACCTCAAGGTGGAGTACATTCCCCCGACCCGCACGGCCGTCGAAAAACTCTACGAACAGCAGCTCGACATCCGGATTTTCGCCGATGACTTCCTCCGCGCCGCGGCCATCCCGAAGGATAGCCTCTAACCTGCTGTGGACGCCGCAGGGCCTCGTCCGGCATCCGCTCCTGACACTCGGGGCGGACGGCCGCGTGCTCTCTGCGGAGTGTTGTCCCGATCCGGACCGTCTCGCCGCCACGGAGTTCTATGCGGGGCTGCTGGTCCCGGATTTCCCGGCCGACTACCGCGCCGCGTTCGACGGCATGCGCGCCGCCGCATTGCCGCTTTCCGAACTGCTGCCGCGAATCGTGACGCCCGGCGGGGCGCTGGTCGTCATCTCGGGACTCGACTACGACTCGCTGCGGCTCACGCCGCAGTCGCAGATCCGGAAGTTGTGAGGCTGCCGTATCCGGGCCGAACGTACGCCGTCCTCCTCCCTGAAGGAGAAACGGGGCGGGTTCGGATGGGCGAACAGGGCCGGAGGCCGTGGGAGCGGCGGCCGGCGGTCCGATTTTTCGACTTCCGGGGTTATATCGGTAAATGCTCCTCGACCGTGCGCCGCAGGTGCTCGCGATCGAGGTGGGTGTAGATTTCGGTCGTGAGGATGCTTTCGTGCCCCAGCATCTCCTGCACCTGACGGATCGAGGCGCCGCCTTCCAGCAGGTGCGTCGCGAACGAGTGGCGGAAGGTGTGGGGGCTGATGCGCTTTTCGATCCCGGCCCGACGGGCGGCCTGCTTGAGGACCGTGAAGACCATCACCCGCGTAAGCTGTCCCCCGCGGTTGTTCAGGAAGACGATCTCCTCACCCGTCCGGACGCTCCGCCGCTCTTCGAGGTAGCGCTGGATGCGGTCGCGGGCCGTTGAACTGACCGGCACGATCCGCTGTTTGTCGCCTTTGCCGATCACGCGGATGTACCCTTCGCCGAAAAAGAGGTCCTGCATGCGCAGCGACGTGAGTTCCGAGACCCGCAGTCCGCACGAATAGAGCACTTCGAGCATGGCGCAGTCGCGCAGCCCCTTCACGGTCGAGGTGTCCACGGCGGCGATGATGCGGTCGATCTCGGCGGTGGTCAGCACGTCGGGCAGCTGGCGGCCGAATTTGGGCGTCAGGACGAACTCCGCGGGCGACGATTCGATCTTGTCCGAGATCATCAGGAAGTTGAAGAAACTCTTGATGCCGCTCAACGCCCGGGCCTGCGAGGTCTTCTCGCGTCCCCGCTCGTAGAGCCACGCCATGTAGCGTTCGACCATCTGCGGTTCGACCTTGTGGGGCGCGACGTCCCACTGGCGCAGGATGAAGTGCGCGAACTGCATGTAGTCGCGCATGTACGATTCGACGGTGTTTTCCGAGAGCCGTTTCTCCAGTTTTATATAGCTACGGTAACGGCGGCCGGTTTCGTCCCACTTTTTTGTATTTTCTGCCATCTTTTGGTCCGCTGAATCCGGGATTATTGTAACTTTGTCCGAACGAAGGTACGAAAATTTTACATAATATGGATTATACGGTTCTCCATATCGCGGTCTCCGACGACGAACAGGCTGAAATCCTGACCGCCGAACTGGCCGATTTTCCGTTCGAGAGTTTCGAAACCGAAGGCGGTCTGCTGAAAGCCTATATTCCGGCCGTGCGGCTCTCCGGCTGCAAGACCGATGTCGACGCCCTGCTGGCGCGCCGCGGGGTCGAAGGGCGTTATGCCGTCATCCCGACCCAAAACTGGAACGCCTCCTGGGAGAGCGATTTCCCGCCGGTCGACGTCGAAGGCCGCCTGCGCATCCGCGCCCCGTTCCACGATCCGGCTCCTGCGGGGGAGATGGAAGCGGTCGTGCTGCCCCGGATGTCGTTCGGTACGGGTCATCACGCCACCACGTGGCTCATGTCGCGCGCGGTGCTCGGCCTCGGAGTTGCGGGCCGCACGGGACTCGACATGGGCAGCGGCACGGGCGTGCTGGCGATCGTCGCCGCCAAATGCGGCGCGGCGCACGTCGACGCTGTGGACATCGACGACTGGGCGGACGAAAACTGCCGTGAAAATGTCGCCGCGAACGGTGTCGCGGACCGGGTCGAACCGATGCTGGGCGACGTAGGGCGGATTGCCGGGCGGCGCTACGACTTCATTCTGGCCAATATCAACCGCAACGTTCTCGTGGCCGACATGCCGGCCTATGCCGCGGCGCTGGTCCCGGGCGGCGACCTGGTGATGAGCGGATTCCTCGAAGCGGACACTGCGGCCGTCACCCAAGCCGCTGCGGAACAGGGCATGGAGACCGTCGCGGCCGAAACCCGCGAGGGCTGGATGATGATACGTGTTAAAAAGAAGAAGTAATCCCGGTCGCATGCGATAAGTCCCCGCCGAGGCGGGGATTTAGGGGTGGGTCAGACTTGTAAACGCGGCGTTCCGCCGCGGGAACAGCGGTCCGATCCGGAAAGCGTTCAGGAAAAGAGATTAATTCTGTGATTTGAAAACCTACAAGGGCCGCGGCATCGTGCTGCATACGCTCAAATACGGCGACACGTCGATGGTCGCCTACCTGCTGACCGATGTCGGAGGCCGCCGCAGCTACATGGTGCAGGGGGTCCGCAGCCGCAGCGGCCGGGGTTCGAAGCTGGCGCTGTTCCAGCCGATGTTCCCCGTCGAGTTCGAGGGGCTGGAATCCCCGCGGCAGCAGATGGACCGCTTCAAGGAGGTGCGCGCGGGGTTCGTGCTGCAAAGCCTTCCGTTCGATGTCCGGAAATCGACCATGGCGCTGTTTATGGCCGAGGTTTTGTACCGCCTCGTCCGGGAGAGCGAGCCGAACCGGCCGCTTTTCGATTTCGTGTGGGGTTCGGCCGAGGCGTTGGACGCCATGGACGAAGGGGTGCCGAATTTCCACCTCTGGTTCCTGGCCAACCTGAGCCGTCTGCTGGGTTTCCGTCCCGGCAACGACTATACGCCGGGGGCGTGGTTCGACATCCGCGAGGGACTGTACAGCGTCGTGCGGCCTGCGCACCCGGGAGTGATGACGCAGGAGTGCGCCTCGTTGCTCGACCGGATGCTCTCCTGCGACGTGCGGCGTCTGGGCGACGTGGGGCTGAACCGCGACCGGCGGTCGGAGTTCCTCAACGCCATGCTGGCCTATTTCGGCTACCACCTCGACGCCATCAGCGCCGTGCAGTCGGTGCGCATACTAAAAGAGGTGTTTTAACGTTAAATTCTAAAGATACAAGGGAAGAAGATTATGAGAAAGATGTTGCTTGCGGCCGCAGCGCTCGCCGTAGCGCTCGCCGCCTCGGCCCAGGAGCCGAAATTCGATTTCAGGCGCGACTCGACCCGTACTTCGGGCTTCACGCTTCCCGATTCGCTGGCGCACATGTCGCCGTGGAAACCCGACTACAAGACGATGGCCCCGGTCAGGACCAAACCCACGGTGTCGATGACTTCGGTGGTGGTGATCCAGAAGGAGAACCTCCCCTCGCGCATCACCGTCATCGACAACAATACGCTGCGTCTGGGTCAGCATTTCAACCTCTCGAACGGTCAGGCCTGGAACTGGAGTCCTTTCCCCGACGCATTCCTCGACGCACGTACGCTTTCGTTCCCCATGCCGCGGTAACGCCGTCGCAGGGCGTGTTGACGGAAAAAGGCCGGATTCGTCCGGCTTTTTAGGTATTTACGCGTATTGATCCGCAGCGATGAAATTCCGAATTTTGCATCCGGAAAGAATCACTGCCAATGAAACCGATTATTATACTGTTGTTGTCGCTGCTCCCGTTCGGGGCATTCGCCGGGGAACCGGCTCCCGCGTCCGCGGCGGGCGAACCCACCGTCGCCGAGCTTTCGGCCCAGCTCGAAGCGCTCAAAGCCAGGACTTCGACCTGGGATAAGATTGCAGCCCGCCTGCCCCGGATCTCGGGCTACGTGCAGACCGGCTACGAGTGGTCGGAAACCTCCTCGACCTTCTTCATCAAGCGCGTGCGCCTGAACCTTGCGGGCGACATCGCCGAAAAACTCGACTACCGGGTGCAGATCGAGTTCTGCGGCCCGAAAATCGTCGACGCCTACATCCGCTACCGGCCTTTCGAACAGCTGAATTTCCAGCTGGGAGAGTACAAACTGCCCTTTTCGATCGAGAATACCGACTACGTGCCCCTCAAGTACGAGTTCATCGAATACCCGCTGTCGCTGCGCCGGCTGATGGGCTTCAACGACGTGTGCGGACTCTCGGCCACGGGCCGCGACATGGGCGCCATGCTCTACGGCGGGTTCTTCAATCGCAAAGGGTACAGTGTTCTGGGCTACAACTTCGGCGTGTTCAACGGCGAAGGGCTGAACGTCAAGGACAAGAA
This Alistipes shahii WAL 8301 DNA region includes the following protein-coding sequences:
- the xerD gene encoding site-specific tyrosine recombinase XerD, which produces MAENTKKWDETGRRYRSYIKLEKRLSENTVESYMRDYMQFAHFILRQWDVAPHKVEPQMVERYMAWLYERGREKTSQARALSGIKSFFNFLMISDKIESSPAEFVLTPKFGRQLPDVLTTAEIDRIIAAVDTSTVKGLRDCAMLEVLYSCGLRVSELTSLRMQDLFFGEGYIRVIGKGDKQRIVPVSSTARDRIQRYLEERRSVRTGEEIVFLNNRGGQLTRVMVFTVLKQAARRAGIEKRISPHTFRHSFATHLLEGGASIRQVQEMLGHESILTTEIYTHLDREHLRRTVEEHLPI
- the prmA gene encoding 50S ribosomal protein L11 methyltransferase yields the protein MDYTVLHIAVSDDEQAEILTAELADFPFESFETEGGLLKAYIPAVRLSGCKTDVDALLARRGVEGRYAVIPTQNWNASWESDFPPVDVEGRLRIRAPFHDPAPAGEMEAVVLPRMSFGTGHHATTWLMSRAVLGLGVAGRTGLDMGSGTGVLAIVAAKCGAAHVDAVDIDDWADENCRENVAANGVADRVEPMLGDVGRIAGRRYDFILANINRNVLVADMPAYAAALVPGGDLVMSGFLEADTAAVTQAAAEQGMETVAAETREGWMMIRVKKKK
- the recO gene encoding DNA repair protein RecO, yielding MKTYKGRGIVLHTLKYGDTSMVAYLLTDVGGRRSYMVQGVRSRSGRGSKLALFQPMFPVEFEGLESPRQQMDRFKEVRAGFVLQSLPFDVRKSTMALFMAEVLYRLVRESEPNRPLFDFVWGSAEALDAMDEGVPNFHLWFLANLSRLLGFRPGNDYTPGAWFDIREGLYSVVRPAHPGVMTQECASLLDRMLSCDVRRLGDVGLNRDRRSEFLNAMLAYFGYHLDAISAVQSVRILKEVF
- a CDS encoding porin; the protein is MKPIIILLLSLLPFGAFAGEPAPASAAGEPTVAELSAQLEALKARTSTWDKIAARLPRISGYVQTGYEWSETSSTFFIKRVRLNLAGDIAEKLDYRVQIEFCGPKIVDAYIRYRPFEQLNFQLGEYKLPFSIENTDYVPLKYEFIEYPLSLRRLMGFNDVCGLSATGRDMGAMLYGGFFNRKGYSVLGYNFGVFNGEGLNVKDKNKSKDLVARLTLRPVRGLQIAGSYYWGEYGSDYLKRVRYGAGACYDEGPLVVRAEWICGTTGLPAGGELDSDGWYAVGGWRVTPSLMSVVRYDTFLENSSESASRQTNYTAGVVWQPVKYLRCQLNYTYEDYASRAAANRNVVSLMLSGIF